Within the Microcebus murinus isolate Inina chromosome 16, M.murinus_Inina_mat1.0, whole genome shotgun sequence genome, the region cttgatcgatccgcccgcctcggcctcgcagagtgctagggttacaggagCGAGCCACCAAGACCGGCCACGCCCTGCCTTTTAATAGCCACATGGCTTTGGGCAAGTGACCTGAGagtgctgtgcctcagtttcctcacccatgAACTGCTGGCCCAGCCCCTATCTCCGAGGGTGAGGccgggcctggggcaggggagcaggtCTAGGCCTGGCTGAGCCGTGCCCGCCCGCAGGCCCCGAGTCCCCGTACACGCACTGGAAGCAGACGGTGTTCTACATGGAGGACTACCTGACGGTGAAGACCGGCGAGGAGATCTTCGGCACCATTGGCATGCGACCCAATGCCAAGAACAACGTGAGGCCCgggggagctgggggggaggGCCCTGGGGGAGCGCCTCTGCCGGTCCTGGGGTCCCTTAGCCCTACGCCTACATACACAGGATTTTATTGCGCATCTACtgggagccaggcctgggggcccAGGCCAAAGCCCTGCTTGGCCTGATGCTAAACAGGCAGAATGGTGATAGGGTGACAGGGCACGTGGCATTTGGAGGTGACCCCTggagctgggagcagggcaggcaggtgtcggcatgggtgggggtgggcttCAGGGTGAGAGCCAGCCCTGGGTAGAGTGACGGGACCTCAGCCCCTGTGTGGCTTGAGAGAGGAAAGGAcgggtttggtttggtttggttttttcctttctcctccgaAGCACCTGGCAGGACGGAGCTGCCGTCACCTGATACAGGGGTTCCGGGGAGATGCAGGGGGGCGGCAGGATGAAAGGCCCGGAGTTGGGGAGCAGTGCAGGCTGGAGATTGCATGCGGGGGGCGTGGCTGGCGATGGCACAAGGGCCCTGGGGGGGGCCCAGGGTGCACCCGAGTTCTGACCCAGGGAGACGAGAACCAGTTAAACAAACCAGCACATCTGaaccaggggtgattttgctGCCCCCACAAAGCTGTTTGCCACTGTCAGGAGGCAGTGTGGCGGCACGCCTGGACAAGGGGGCTCCAGGCATCTGGCGGGCAGAGGCCGAGGATGCTGGTAAACTACCCACAGCCACGGGTCACCCCCCAGGGAACACTGACCTGGCCACAATGACAATGGGGCCATTGGTGACTGCGCTGGCCTTCCTATGTGCCACgtgcttggggtggggggcttcCAGGAAGCTTGGGGGGAGTGGAGACGGTGGGCTGGGACCGTTGAGCTCTCTGCAGAGCCTTGCTGGAGAAGGAAGTGGGCTTGAGAGgcttgatttttataaaagaaaggaagaaataactgCTTTGCTGATGGGAATGGCCTTCATGGGGACGATCTGGTGATGCAGGAGACAGCTGGGCTCTGCCCTCAAGGGGGCCAGTTTGGCTGGGGACCAAGTGGATTTGAAGACGTCCACATGCAGCTGTCACTTGAGTCAGGGTGCAGGGCAGATGCTGGGGGTGGGACGGGCAGCTGGGGTCGTCAGCGCAGAGGTGAGCAGAAGCAGGATCTAGCTGGGTGTTGGGGACAGTGCCTTGACACAGGGCCTGCAACCCCTCTGCCGccacctcctgcctgcccctTGGAGGTCCTGGTCCTCATGCCCGTCCTCTCCCCACAGCGGGACCTGGACTTCACCATCGACCTGGATTTCAAGGGCCAGCTGTGCGAGCTGTCCTGCTCCACTGACTACCGGATGCGCTGAGGCGGCGCCGGCCGTCCAGGCCcgccctgcagggcccaggggcTGCGGCGTTCTGAGGCGGTTTCGGggttcccccttcctctccctccctcctacaGAAGGGGGTTTtaggggcctgggctggggggatggggggcaCATCGTGACTGTGTTTTTCATAACTTATGTTTTTATATGGTTGCATTTACGCCAATAAATCCTCAGCTGGGACCCGGCTCGGCTTCCTGGGGGCAAAGTGGGGTTAGGGTTCCCTTCTCAGGGCTGAGATGCGAGCCTGAGCAGCCAGGAGGACCAGACTTGGGGCACGATGGTGGCTGCAGTACTGggtccccctgccccctccatcTCTACTTCCCTCACTCCCCTTGGTCTCTCCTTGGGGGTCTCTGCCCTCCACAGTTCTCGCTCAGGGTCTTTGTCCAAACTCTTCCCCTTATCCCTCTCCTGGggtgtgcccttcccctctgAGACCAGGGTCCTGCACCGCCAGCTGCCCTGccgggctgggtgggggtgggggtggattcCCAGCACAGCTGGGCCCTCAAGTTTCCCAGAAGACCGTCTCCCGCCTCCTCCCAACCCTCACATTGTTCCTCTCCCTGGCTGTTTTTTCCTGTCCAGGACCCTCCAAGGCCAGCTGGCAATGAGTGGTGACCGGCCCTctgcagctggggaaactgagtcatggAGGGTGTCGCTGCCTACTCCCCCAGCATGGCCTAGAGCTTGGGGACAGGGAGTTGCCCTCCATGGAGGCTGATGGGAGGTGCAGTGTCGCGGCAGCAAGGCctgcccactttacagatgtggaCGTTGAGGCCCTGCTGACCAGCCTCTCGATGCTCCCCATCCCACCTGTGCTGCTGGCCTGGGGTCTGCCCCTGCCCTTCCACTGCCAGCACCTGTGCATGGAGGCCCTGGCCCCCAGAACACTGTCCACATGACCTGGGTGACCCAGCACACCATCCCTGCCTTTTTATGGCCCTGGCTACACCTGATCTGGTACATCCCAAGCCCTCGGCCAGCTGGCACCTGTTAaacctcttcctcctttcccaggATGGGACACTGCTAGTGCCCGGTCTCCCTTTAACAAACTCCCCAGCTGGCCCTGTCTGCACTGGCCCCACGTTGCCCAACCCTTTTTCTGGAAGTCTCCTGGTCCCCGAGACTCCAAGCTTTCCCACGGTGTATATAGAGAGTGGCTCCCTGAAAGGGTGAGGGTGAGGTCGCAGTACACTGGGGCCCAGGGCTTTTCCGCCCCCACGCCTTTTTCCTGGAAGTCCCGCTTTGTCGCCACCTAGAGGTGTCATCGCCCCGCCCCATTTCCAGACGCCTTAAAGGGGTCGGGTCTCCCGAGTCCTCCCGGGACACAGCCAGCGGTGGTGTGACGCGCACACCTAGTGAGGGCTCTGAGCTGCGGTGCAGGAGGCGGGGgatctaggttcaaatcctgaccctCTGGCGTGGTGTGGCCTCTTCGACTCGTAGACTTGGCCTCAGTTTTTCCCGTCTGGGAAGTGGGGACTGGCCCTGAGTCCTCGCTGGGAAGGAAGAGAACCTAGGcacggggagggggcggggctgcaCCCCGGAGGGGCCACTTCACCTGCCGGTTCGCTGATCGTGACCCGCCTTGCCCGCGATGACCGCCCGCATCCTCGTCCTGACGATGCTCCTCGCCATCTCCGCCCAAGGGGACCCGGACTCCGCGGGCAGGTGAGAGGCCAGGGCAGCGGGGACAGGACGGGAAAGAGACCCTCAGGGGAGCGCGCCCTCTTCCGGTCAGGGTCTTCCGCGTCTGTGGAATGGGCAGATCTGTGAGCGCGCCCCGCTGGTCTCGGGAGTTCTGGGTGCCCTTCCCCACCACGCCTCCTTTCTCGACTCTGCTCGAACGCGGTCTTCCCCCACGCTCCCTCCCCAGGCGGCCCCGGCAGCAGGTCGCCCAGCACCGCGGGCGCCTATGTTCCCTGGGCACGTGCCAGACGCACCGCCTGCCGGAGATGATATACTGGCTCCGCTCTGCCTCCACCAAGGAGCCCTCGGGGAAGGCCAGCCGCAAGCCCCAGGACCCCCACGGCTACGGGCGCCGGCGGCGGCGCGAGGCGAAAGCCCTGCTCCATCTCCAGGGCCACCGCCTGCGGCAGGGGGTGCAGCGGAGCGCCCGGATCGCTGGGTGACCTCGGGCATGTCTCCTTGCCTGGCTTCAGTTTGCCCATCTGTGTACTGGAGTTACTACCCCAGTTTTCCCCCTAACTCCACCCTCTGAGACTGtcctcctcaccccctcccctgcctgtgacTGGGCTGGACCCAGGGGCACACGGACCCAGCCTGGACGAAGAATACTGGCGCCCCGAGGCGAATAAATCAAGAGTTGTGCGTTTCAGTCTCTGCCTGTCTGACCCTTTCAGCCTCTCAATCTGGGCCAGTCTCTAACACTCTCCCTCTCCTTTATCCACGCTCCTTCTCCCTCGCGGAAGTCCCTCCGACTGTCTAACTTGCCGCTGAGCGCCCCCGTCGCGCCAGCTCAATCCGCGCGCCTTCCGCGGGTGGGTCCGGTGGGCGGCGGGGCCCAGAGCaccgtccctccctccccagcgaGAAGGGACTACTGAGATTCGCTCCTGCACCCTCCGCGTGACGTTGCGCTGCACCCAGAGGTGGGCTGTCAGTCCAAGCAGCCTCGCCCTCGCAGGGAAGGGAGAGCGTGAGACAGAGCGGAGTGGGGAGCCCAAGAACGCAGGGTGCAGGCCGGCTGCGCGGAATGCGGGAGGCTCAATGGTGGAGGCTCGGGACGGGTAAAAGAAGACTGAGGGCCGGGACCGAGCGGAGGGAGGGGATTGGACGCTGCGGTTCGAAGGGGGCGGGGACAGAACGCGGGGATTGGAAGGGGCGGGGACAGGACACTGGGGATTGGAAGGGGCAGGCATCGAAGGCCGAAATTGCAAGGGGGCGGGGATAAAATGAGGGACCCGAATACGCGGGGAGGCACACGCGAGACAGAAATCGGGGTTTCTGGGTGTCGGCGATCTGGGGGTGGTAGGATTGCGAAGGCCTCTCTACCAAGTCGTGGACTTATCACCCTGGGATTGGACCTATGCAAGCAGGAGATTTGGGTCCGGTGCTCAAAATCGGGGGGCGGGGGTGTACTCGGGTTTGGTCCCTAGGATCCCAGCGGCGGACCCCTGATTCAGCGTGGTAAGTACCGGACCGCAGAGGCCTGAgatcccttcccccacccctaaaCCCCCAGTGCCCCTCTCGCGGGGACTGGAGGCCGGGGCTCGGGTTGGGCGGTCGGGCCTCTCCATCACTTGTCCTCGACGCTCGCCTCCGCTCCCAGCCTCAGCATCCCGGCTGCGAGGCATGCGCATTAGGGtgcttcctcccccatcccctccagcccggggcggggggaggggacgCTGGGCCACTCTAGAGCGGATAAATTTATAgacacccctcacccccacccccgccttggACTGGGAAG harbors:
- the ADM5 gene encoding LOW QUALITY PROTEIN: putative adrenomedullin-5-like protein (The sequence of the model RefSeq protein was modified relative to this genomic sequence to represent the inferred CDS: inserted 2 bases in 2 codons; deleted 2 bases in 1 codon); translated protein: MTARILVLTMLLAISAQGDPDSAGRRPRQQVAQHRGRLCSLGTCQTHRLPEMIYWLRCLHQGALGEGQPQAPGPPRLRAPAAARGESPAPSPGPPPAAGGAAERPDRWVTSGMSXLPGFSLPICVLELLPQFXPLTPPSETVLLTPSPACDWAGPRGTRTQPGRRILAPRGE